The following are encoded in a window of Brachyhypopomus gauderio isolate BG-103 chromosome 18, BGAUD_0.2, whole genome shotgun sequence genomic DNA:
- the rad23b gene encoding UV excision repair protein RAD23 homolog B — protein MQITLKTLQQQTFKIDIDAEETVKALKEKIESEKGKESFPVAGQKLIYAGKILNDDTALKEYKIDEKNFVVVMVAKPKAPAAATPPTPAATATSTTTPTAPSSASAAASQPPAESAPKEEQAEEKTPTSAAPTSTTPTRSAALTNMNIFDEATSALVTGQSYENMVTEIMLMGYEREQVVAALRASFNNPDRAVEYLLTGIPIESEGSAGGADPVVPAGGAPAASTGLTSPSSTAPTQPSSGSAANPLEFLRNQPQFLQMRQIIQQNPSLLPALLQQIGRENPQLLQQISSHQEQFIQMLNEPAQEAGQGGGGGSVAEAGGGHMNYIQVTPQEKEAIERLKALGFPEGLVIQAYFACEKNENLAANFLLQQNFDDD, from the exons ATGCAGATCACACTGAAAACCCTCCAGCAGCAGACGTTCAAGATCGACATCGACGCGGAGGAGACG GTAAAGGCCTTAAAGGAGAAGATTGAGAGCGAGAAGGGGAAGGAGAGCTTTCCGGTGGCTGGCCAGAAGTTGATCTATGCAG GCAAAATTCTTAACGATGACACTGCACTAAAGGAGTACAAGATAGATGAGAAGAACTTTGTGGTCGTCATGGTAGCAAAG CCTAAAGCACCTGCAGCTGCCACGCCCCCAACCCCCGCCGCCACGGCGACCAGCACTACAACTCCCACCGCCCCCTCGTCTGCCTCTGCCGCGGCCAGCCAGCCTCCCGCGGAGAGCGCCCCGAAGGAGGAGCAGGCCGAGGAGAAGACCCCTACCAGCGCcgcacccacctccaccacgcCCACCAG ATCCGCTGCCCTCACAAACATGAACATATTCGATGAGGCCACGTCTGCTCTTG TCACAGGCCAGTCGTATGAGAACATGGTGACGGAGATCATGTTGATGGGCTACGAGCGGGAGCAGGTGGTGGCCGCCCTGCGCGCCAGCTTCAACAACCCGGACCGCGCCGTCGAATACCTGCTCAcg GGCATCCCTATTGAGAGTGAGGGCAGTGCAGGTGGTGCTGATCCAGTGgttccagcagggggcgccccGGCAGCCTCCACTGGCCTCACCTCACCCTCCAGCACGGCCCCCACGCAGCCCAGCTCCGGCTCTGCTG cAAACCCTCTGGAGTTCCTGAGGAACCAGCCGCAGTTTCTCCAGATGAGGCAGATCATACAGCAGAACCCCTCACTGCTACCAGCCCTGCTCCAACAGATCGGTAGGGAGAACCCCCAGCTACTGcag CAAATCAGCAGCCACCAGGAGCAGTTCATCCAGATGCTTAACGAGCCTGCCCAGGAGGCAGGGCAGGGTGGGGGCGGCGGCAGTGTGGCCGAGGCTGGAGGCGGGCACATGAACTACATCCAGGTCACGCCCCAGGAAAAGGAAGCCATTGAGCGG CTAAAGGCCTTGGGTTTCCCAGAAGGACTAGTTATCCAGGCCTACTTCGCCTGCGAGAAGAACGAGAACTTGGCCGCTAACTTCCTTTTACAACAGAACTTCGACGATGACTAA